In one Salipiger abyssi genomic region, the following are encoded:
- the cbbX gene encoding CbbX protein — protein MTAEPKEMTPQTVDLAAAYEDSGVKEVLRELDETLIGLAPVKKRIKETAALLLVDRARREMGLATETPTLHMSFTGNPGTGKTTVALKIADLLHRLGYVRKGHLVTVTRDDLVGQYIGHTAPKTKEVLKKAMGGVLFIDEAYYLYRPENERDYGQEAIEILLQVMENNRDDLVVVLAGYADRMDRFFDSNPGFRSRIAHHIEFPDYSDDELARISETMLAEQNYVFDAGGKHAMEEYIGKRRAQPHFANARSIRNALDRARLRQANRLFETSTGPLDAKALSTITEADIRPSRVFQGGLDVDRAHEETRA, from the coding sequence ATGACTGCCGAGCCCAAGGAGATGACGCCGCAGACCGTGGATCTTGCCGCCGCCTACGAGGACTCCGGCGTGAAAGAGGTGCTGCGCGAGCTCGACGAGACGCTGATCGGCCTGGCGCCGGTCAAGAAGCGCATCAAGGAGACGGCGGCGCTGCTGCTGGTCGACCGCGCCCGGCGCGAGATGGGGCTCGCCACCGAGACCCCCACGCTGCACATGAGCTTCACCGGCAATCCCGGCACCGGCAAGACCACGGTGGCGCTGAAGATCGCCGATCTGCTGCATCGGCTGGGCTATGTGCGCAAGGGCCATCTGGTCACCGTTACCCGCGACGATCTGGTCGGCCAGTATATCGGCCACACCGCCCCCAAGACCAAGGAGGTGCTGAAGAAGGCCATGGGCGGGGTGCTCTTCATCGACGAGGCCTATTACCTCTACCGCCCGGAGAACGAACGCGACTACGGCCAGGAGGCCATCGAGATCCTGCTCCAGGTCATGGAGAACAACCGCGACGATCTGGTGGTGGTGCTGGCGGGCTATGCCGACCGGATGGACCGGTTCTTCGACTCCAACCCCGGTTTCCGCTCGCGCATCGCGCATCATATCGAATTTCCCGATTACAGCGACGACGAGCTGGCGCGGATCTCCGAGACCATGCTCGCCGAACAGAATTACGTCTTTGACGCGGGTGGCAAGCATGCGATGGAGGAGTATATCGGCAAGCGGCGCGCGCAGCCGCATTTCGCCAATGCGCGCTCCATCCGCAATGCGCTCGACCGGGCGCGGCTGCGGCAGGCCAACCGGCTGTTCGAGACCTCGACCGGCCCGCTCGACGCAAAGGCGCTGAGCACGATTACAGAGGCGGATATCCGCCCCAGCCGGGTCTTTCAGGGCGGGCTGGACGTGGACCGCGCGCATGAGGAGACACGCGCATGA
- a CDS encoding ribulose bisphosphate carboxylase small subunit, protein MRLKQGQFSFLPDLTDDDIRTQAQYAIDNGWAVSVEYTDDPHPRNSYWEMWGHPMFDNPDAAAVVYEVNECRKEHGGKYIRVLAFDATAGWESIRMSFIVNRPAEEPGFRVVRQEGEGRSIRYTVESYAVREPEGARYA, encoded by the coding sequence ATGCGACTGAAACAAGGTCAATTCAGCTTCCTGCCCGATCTCACCGACGACGACATCCGCACGCAGGCGCAATACGCCATCGACAACGGCTGGGCGGTCTCGGTGGAATATACCGACGATCCGCACCCGCGGAATTCCTACTGGGAGATGTGGGGCCACCCGATGTTCGACAATCCGGACGCGGCGGCGGTGGTCTATGAGGTCAACGAATGCCGCAAGGAGCATGGCGGGAAATATATCCGCGTGCTGGCCTTCGACGCGACCGCGGGCTGGGAATCGATCCGCATGAGCTTCATCGTGAACCGTCCCGCCGAGGAGCCCGGCTTCCGCGTGGTGCGGCAGGAAGGCGAGGGCCGCAGCATCCGCTACACGGTGGAAAGCTACGCGGTGCGCGAACCCGAGGGGGCGCGCTACGCCTGA